The following proteins are co-located in the Apis mellifera strain DH4 linkage group LG11, Amel_HAv3.1, whole genome shotgun sequence genome:
- the LOC409647 gene encoding THO complex subunit 1 isoform X4 — protein MAMFEVLRKEYSDYLQQCFKVSDIQTFQKKCTERCTNDSDRKAAIDQALRDTLLVILSENALNNVQLLETYITFCIELCRKDLATASMPVMLLGDIFDSMTLDRCEQLFTFVENNVVVWKEDLFFSACKNNLLRMCNDLLRRLSRSQQTVFCGRILLFLAKFFPFSERSGLNIVSEFNLENHTEFGSEKSEGDDLEQITKDDDKSETKVPIDYNLYRKFWALQDFFRNPNQCYQKMHWKVFSAHASSVLSAFSSFKLEEQRNYPSTCIKVDSSIEGSHKETPYFAKYLTNQKLLELQLSDSNFRRYVLLQFLILFQYLNSTVKFKAETHELKPDQVDWVKATTEQVYALLTETPPDGPTFAETVKNILKREEHWNAWKNEGCPAFKKPAPDSSTDIEDLRKPKRPKRRIGDVIRDAQTVGKYHMGNPELTKLWNLCPNNLEACKSKERDFLPSLETYFEEAIMQLDPNAMVEDEYKKVNDGNFGWRALRLLARRSPHFFVHGNYPINKLPEYLETMIKKIAKDRPTQSDIKLETEETPPPEANDQEFNEDVLKQDNEQVETESTDTKGRKLTKVTPEMVARLSEILKNDWKKLATKFGYTSEEISFFQGKPTPYEQCKNMLEIWAEEDVDASMENLAYILEGLKFTEALAILKS, from the exons GTGCAATTACTTGAGacttatattacattttgtatTGAATTATGTAGAAAAGATTTAGCAACTGCAAGTATGCCAGTGATGTTACTTGGAGATATATTTGATTCAATGACACTTGATAGATGTGAACAACTTTTTACTTTTGTTGAAAACAATGTAGTTGTGTGGAAAGAAGATTTGTTCTTTAGtgcttgtaaaaataatttattaagaatgtgCAATGATTTACTTAGAAGATTATCTAGATCACAACAAACTGTATTTTGTggaagaattcttttatttttagctaagttttttcctttttctgaGAGATCTGGTCTTAATATTGTTAGTGAATTTAACTTAGAAAATCACACAGAATTTGGTTCTGAAAAATCAGAAGGAGATGATTTAGAACAAATAACTAAAGATGATGATAAATCAGAAACTAAAGTGccaattgattataatttatatagaaaattttgggcacttcaagatttttttagaaatcctAATCAATGTTATCAGAAAATGCACTGGAAAGTATTTTCAGCa caTGCTTCAAGCGTATTATCTgcattttcatcttttaaattagaagaacAACGTAATTATCCTTCAACATGTATTAAAGTTGATTCTTCTATAGAAGGATCCCATAAAGAAACTccttattttgcaaaatatttgacaaatcAGAAATTATTGGAACTACAATTATCTGATTCAAATTTCAGGCGATATGTATTATTGCAATTTCTCATTCTTTTCCAATATCTTAATAGCACTGTTAAATTTAAAGC tgaAACACATGAACTGAAACCTGACCAAGTAGACTGGGTAAAAGCAACCACAGAGCAAGTGTATGCCTTATTGACAGAAACACCTCCTGATGGTCCTACATTTGCAGAaactgttaaaaatatattaaaacgcgAAGAGCATTGGAATGCTTGGAAAAATGAAGGATGTCCAGCATTCAAAAAGCCAGCTCCAGATTCTAGCACTGATATAGAAGATTTAAGGAAACCAAAGAGGCCAAAACGCAGAATTGGAGATGTTATTAGAGATGCTCAAACAGTTGGAAAATATCATATGGGAAA cCCAGAACTTACAAAATTATGGAATCTGTGTCCCAATAATCTTGAAGCATGTAAATCCAAAGAAAGAGATTTTCTTCCATCTTTAGAAACATATTTTGAAGAAGCTATTATGCAATTAGATCCCAATGCAATGGTAGAAGATGAATACaa GAAAGTAAATGATGGAAATTTCGGTTGGAGAGCATTAAGATTATTGGCTAGACGTAGTCCCCATTTTTTTGTTCATGGGAATTATCCTATTAATAAACTTCCTGAATATTTAGaaacaatgattaaaaaaattgctaaaGATCGTCCA ACACAGtcagatataaaattagaaacggAGGAGACTCCACCACCAGAAGCAAATGATCAGGAATTTAATGAAGATGTTCTTAAACAAGATAATGAGCAAGTTGAAACCGAAAGTACCGATACAAAAGGACGAAAACTAACAAAAGTGACACCTGAAATGGTAGCGAGACTgtcagaaattttgaaaaacgattggaaaaaattagcAACCAAATTTGGTTATACAAGTgaagaa atttcattttttcaaggTAAGCCAACGCCATACGAGCAGTGTAAAAATATGCTGGAAATTTGGGCGGAAGAAGACGTTGACGCGTCGATGGAAAATTTAGCATATATCTTAGAAGgtttaaaatttacagaaGCATTagctattttaaaatcttaa
- the LOC409647 gene encoding THO complex subunit 1 isoform X1: MAMFEVLRKEYSDYLQQCFKVSDIQTFQKKCTERCTNDSDRKAAIDQALRDTLLVILSENALNNVQLLETYITFCIELCRKDLATASMPVMLLGDIFDSMTLDRCEQLFTFVENNVVVWKEDLFFSACKNNLLRMCNDLLRRLSRSQQTVFCGRILLFLAKFFPFSERSGLNIVSEFNLENHTEFGSEKSEGDDLEQITKDDDKSETKVPIDYNLYRKFWALQDFFRNPNQCYQKMHWKVFSAHASSVLSAFSSFKLEEQRNYPSTCIKVDSSIEGSHKETPYFAKYLTNQKLLELQLSDSNFRRYVLLQFLILFQYLNSTVKFKAFLASGYETSETHELKPDQVDWVKATTEQVYALLTETPPDGPTFAETVKNILKREEHWNAWKNEGCPAFKKPAPDSSTDIEDLRKPKRPKRRIGDVIRDAQTVGKYHMGNPELTKLWNLCPNNLEACKSKERDFLPSLETYFEEAIMQLDPNAMVEDEYKKVNDGNFGWRALRLLARRSPHFFVHGNYPINKLPEYLETMIKKIAKDRPQTQSDIKLETEETPPPEANDQEFNEDVLKQDNEQVETESTDTKGRKLTKVTPEMVARLSEILKNDWKKLATKFGYTSEEISFFQGKPTPYEQCKNMLEIWAEEDVDASMENLAYILEGLKFTEALAILKS, encoded by the exons GTGCAATTACTTGAGacttatattacattttgtatTGAATTATGTAGAAAAGATTTAGCAACTGCAAGTATGCCAGTGATGTTACTTGGAGATATATTTGATTCAATGACACTTGATAGATGTGAACAACTTTTTACTTTTGTTGAAAACAATGTAGTTGTGTGGAAAGAAGATTTGTTCTTTAGtgcttgtaaaaataatttattaagaatgtgCAATGATTTACTTAGAAGATTATCTAGATCACAACAAACTGTATTTTGTggaagaattcttttatttttagctaagttttttcctttttctgaGAGATCTGGTCTTAATATTGTTAGTGAATTTAACTTAGAAAATCACACAGAATTTGGTTCTGAAAAATCAGAAGGAGATGATTTAGAACAAATAACTAAAGATGATGATAAATCAGAAACTAAAGTGccaattgattataatttatatagaaaattttgggcacttcaagatttttttagaaatcctAATCAATGTTATCAGAAAATGCACTGGAAAGTATTTTCAGCa caTGCTTCAAGCGTATTATCTgcattttcatcttttaaattagaagaacAACGTAATTATCCTTCAACATGTATTAAAGTTGATTCTTCTATAGAAGGATCCCATAAAGAAACTccttattttgcaaaatatttgacaaatcAGAAATTATTGGAACTACAATTATCTGATTCAAATTTCAGGCGATATGTATTATTGCAATTTCTCATTCTTTTCCAATATCTTAATAGCACTGTTAAATTTAAAGC CTTCCTTGCCAGTGGCTATGAGACAAG tgaAACACATGAACTGAAACCTGACCAAGTAGACTGGGTAAAAGCAACCACAGAGCAAGTGTATGCCTTATTGACAGAAACACCTCCTGATGGTCCTACATTTGCAGAaactgttaaaaatatattaaaacgcgAAGAGCATTGGAATGCTTGGAAAAATGAAGGATGTCCAGCATTCAAAAAGCCAGCTCCAGATTCTAGCACTGATATAGAAGATTTAAGGAAACCAAAGAGGCCAAAACGCAGAATTGGAGATGTTATTAGAGATGCTCAAACAGTTGGAAAATATCATATGGGAAA cCCAGAACTTACAAAATTATGGAATCTGTGTCCCAATAATCTTGAAGCATGTAAATCCAAAGAAAGAGATTTTCTTCCATCTTTAGAAACATATTTTGAAGAAGCTATTATGCAATTAGATCCCAATGCAATGGTAGAAGATGAATACaa GAAAGTAAATGATGGAAATTTCGGTTGGAGAGCATTAAGATTATTGGCTAGACGTAGTCCCCATTTTTTTGTTCATGGGAATTATCCTATTAATAAACTTCCTGAATATTTAGaaacaatgattaaaaaaattgctaaaGATCGTCCA CAGACACAGtcagatataaaattagaaacggAGGAGACTCCACCACCAGAAGCAAATGATCAGGAATTTAATGAAGATGTTCTTAAACAAGATAATGAGCAAGTTGAAACCGAAAGTACCGATACAAAAGGACGAAAACTAACAAAAGTGACACCTGAAATGGTAGCGAGACTgtcagaaattttgaaaaacgattggaaaaaattagcAACCAAATTTGGTTATACAAGTgaagaa atttcattttttcaaggTAAGCCAACGCCATACGAGCAGTGTAAAAATATGCTGGAAATTTGGGCGGAAGAAGACGTTGACGCGTCGATGGAAAATTTAGCATATATCTTAGAAGgtttaaaatttacagaaGCATTagctattttaaaatcttaa
- the LOC409647 gene encoding THO complex subunit 1 isoform X3, whose product MAMFEVLRKEYSDYLQQCFKVSDIQTFQKKCTERCTNDSDRKAAIDQALRDTLLVILSENALNNVQLLETYITFCIELCRKDLATASMPVMLLGDIFDSMTLDRCEQLFTFVENNVVVWKEDLFFSACKNNLLRMCNDLLRRLSRSQQTVFCGRILLFLAKFFPFSERSGLNIVSEFNLENHTEFGSEKSEGDDLEQITKDDDKSETKVPIDYNLYRKFWALQDFFRNPNQCYQKMHWKVFSAHASSVLSAFSSFKLEEQRNYPSTCIKVDSSIEGSHKETPYFAKYLTNQKLLELQLSDSNFRRYVLLQFLILFQYLNSTVKFKAETHELKPDQVDWVKATTEQVYALLTETPPDGPTFAETVKNILKREEHWNAWKNEGCPAFKKPAPDSSTDIEDLRKPKRPKRRIGDVIRDAQTVGKYHMGNPELTKLWNLCPNNLEACKSKERDFLPSLETYFEEAIMQLDPNAMVEDEYKKVNDGNFGWRALRLLARRSPHFFVHGNYPINKLPEYLETMIKKIAKDRPQTQSDIKLETEETPPPEANDQEFNEDVLKQDNEQVETESTDTKGRKLTKVTPEMVARLSEILKNDWKKLATKFGYTSEEISFFQGKPTPYEQCKNMLEIWAEEDVDASMENLAYILEGLKFTEALAILKS is encoded by the exons GTGCAATTACTTGAGacttatattacattttgtatTGAATTATGTAGAAAAGATTTAGCAACTGCAAGTATGCCAGTGATGTTACTTGGAGATATATTTGATTCAATGACACTTGATAGATGTGAACAACTTTTTACTTTTGTTGAAAACAATGTAGTTGTGTGGAAAGAAGATTTGTTCTTTAGtgcttgtaaaaataatttattaagaatgtgCAATGATTTACTTAGAAGATTATCTAGATCACAACAAACTGTATTTTGTggaagaattcttttatttttagctaagttttttcctttttctgaGAGATCTGGTCTTAATATTGTTAGTGAATTTAACTTAGAAAATCACACAGAATTTGGTTCTGAAAAATCAGAAGGAGATGATTTAGAACAAATAACTAAAGATGATGATAAATCAGAAACTAAAGTGccaattgattataatttatatagaaaattttgggcacttcaagatttttttagaaatcctAATCAATGTTATCAGAAAATGCACTGGAAAGTATTTTCAGCa caTGCTTCAAGCGTATTATCTgcattttcatcttttaaattagaagaacAACGTAATTATCCTTCAACATGTATTAAAGTTGATTCTTCTATAGAAGGATCCCATAAAGAAACTccttattttgcaaaatatttgacaaatcAGAAATTATTGGAACTACAATTATCTGATTCAAATTTCAGGCGATATGTATTATTGCAATTTCTCATTCTTTTCCAATATCTTAATAGCACTGTTAAATTTAAAGC tgaAACACATGAACTGAAACCTGACCAAGTAGACTGGGTAAAAGCAACCACAGAGCAAGTGTATGCCTTATTGACAGAAACACCTCCTGATGGTCCTACATTTGCAGAaactgttaaaaatatattaaaacgcgAAGAGCATTGGAATGCTTGGAAAAATGAAGGATGTCCAGCATTCAAAAAGCCAGCTCCAGATTCTAGCACTGATATAGAAGATTTAAGGAAACCAAAGAGGCCAAAACGCAGAATTGGAGATGTTATTAGAGATGCTCAAACAGTTGGAAAATATCATATGGGAAA cCCAGAACTTACAAAATTATGGAATCTGTGTCCCAATAATCTTGAAGCATGTAAATCCAAAGAAAGAGATTTTCTTCCATCTTTAGAAACATATTTTGAAGAAGCTATTATGCAATTAGATCCCAATGCAATGGTAGAAGATGAATACaa GAAAGTAAATGATGGAAATTTCGGTTGGAGAGCATTAAGATTATTGGCTAGACGTAGTCCCCATTTTTTTGTTCATGGGAATTATCCTATTAATAAACTTCCTGAATATTTAGaaacaatgattaaaaaaattgctaaaGATCGTCCA CAGACACAGtcagatataaaattagaaacggAGGAGACTCCACCACCAGAAGCAAATGATCAGGAATTTAATGAAGATGTTCTTAAACAAGATAATGAGCAAGTTGAAACCGAAAGTACCGATACAAAAGGACGAAAACTAACAAAAGTGACACCTGAAATGGTAGCGAGACTgtcagaaattttgaaaaacgattggaaaaaattagcAACCAAATTTGGTTATACAAGTgaagaa atttcattttttcaaggTAAGCCAACGCCATACGAGCAGTGTAAAAATATGCTGGAAATTTGGGCGGAAGAAGACGTTGACGCGTCGATGGAAAATTTAGCATATATCTTAGAAGgtttaaaatttacagaaGCATTagctattttaaaatcttaa
- the LOC409647 gene encoding THO complex subunit 1 isoform X2 — protein sequence MAMFEVLRKEYSDYLQQCFKVSDIQTFQKKCTERCTNDSDRKAAIDQALRDTLLVILSENALNNVQLLETYITFCIELCRKDLATASMPVMLLGDIFDSMTLDRCEQLFTFVENNVVVWKEDLFFSACKNNLLRMCNDLLRRLSRSQQTVFCGRILLFLAKFFPFSERSGLNIVSEFNLENHTEFGSEKSEGDDLEQITKDDDKSETKVPIDYNLYRKFWALQDFFRNPNQCYQKMHWKVFSAHASSVLSAFSSFKLEEQRNYPSTCIKVDSSIEGSHKETPYFAKYLTNQKLLELQLSDSNFRRYVLLQFLILFQYLNSTVKFKAFLASGYETSETHELKPDQVDWVKATTEQVYALLTETPPDGPTFAETVKNILKREEHWNAWKNEGCPAFKKPAPDSSTDIEDLRKPKRPKRRIGDVIRDAQTVGKYHMGNPELTKLWNLCPNNLEACKSKERDFLPSLETYFEEAIMQLDPNAMVEDEYKKVNDGNFGWRALRLLARRSPHFFVHGNYPINKLPEYLETMIKKIAKDRPTQSDIKLETEETPPPEANDQEFNEDVLKQDNEQVETESTDTKGRKLTKVTPEMVARLSEILKNDWKKLATKFGYTSEEISFFQGKPTPYEQCKNMLEIWAEEDVDASMENLAYILEGLKFTEALAILKS from the exons GTGCAATTACTTGAGacttatattacattttgtatTGAATTATGTAGAAAAGATTTAGCAACTGCAAGTATGCCAGTGATGTTACTTGGAGATATATTTGATTCAATGACACTTGATAGATGTGAACAACTTTTTACTTTTGTTGAAAACAATGTAGTTGTGTGGAAAGAAGATTTGTTCTTTAGtgcttgtaaaaataatttattaagaatgtgCAATGATTTACTTAGAAGATTATCTAGATCACAACAAACTGTATTTTGTggaagaattcttttatttttagctaagttttttcctttttctgaGAGATCTGGTCTTAATATTGTTAGTGAATTTAACTTAGAAAATCACACAGAATTTGGTTCTGAAAAATCAGAAGGAGATGATTTAGAACAAATAACTAAAGATGATGATAAATCAGAAACTAAAGTGccaattgattataatttatatagaaaattttgggcacttcaagatttttttagaaatcctAATCAATGTTATCAGAAAATGCACTGGAAAGTATTTTCAGCa caTGCTTCAAGCGTATTATCTgcattttcatcttttaaattagaagaacAACGTAATTATCCTTCAACATGTATTAAAGTTGATTCTTCTATAGAAGGATCCCATAAAGAAACTccttattttgcaaaatatttgacaaatcAGAAATTATTGGAACTACAATTATCTGATTCAAATTTCAGGCGATATGTATTATTGCAATTTCTCATTCTTTTCCAATATCTTAATAGCACTGTTAAATTTAAAGC CTTCCTTGCCAGTGGCTATGAGACAAG tgaAACACATGAACTGAAACCTGACCAAGTAGACTGGGTAAAAGCAACCACAGAGCAAGTGTATGCCTTATTGACAGAAACACCTCCTGATGGTCCTACATTTGCAGAaactgttaaaaatatattaaaacgcgAAGAGCATTGGAATGCTTGGAAAAATGAAGGATGTCCAGCATTCAAAAAGCCAGCTCCAGATTCTAGCACTGATATAGAAGATTTAAGGAAACCAAAGAGGCCAAAACGCAGAATTGGAGATGTTATTAGAGATGCTCAAACAGTTGGAAAATATCATATGGGAAA cCCAGAACTTACAAAATTATGGAATCTGTGTCCCAATAATCTTGAAGCATGTAAATCCAAAGAAAGAGATTTTCTTCCATCTTTAGAAACATATTTTGAAGAAGCTATTATGCAATTAGATCCCAATGCAATGGTAGAAGATGAATACaa GAAAGTAAATGATGGAAATTTCGGTTGGAGAGCATTAAGATTATTGGCTAGACGTAGTCCCCATTTTTTTGTTCATGGGAATTATCCTATTAATAAACTTCCTGAATATTTAGaaacaatgattaaaaaaattgctaaaGATCGTCCA ACACAGtcagatataaaattagaaacggAGGAGACTCCACCACCAGAAGCAAATGATCAGGAATTTAATGAAGATGTTCTTAAACAAGATAATGAGCAAGTTGAAACCGAAAGTACCGATACAAAAGGACGAAAACTAACAAAAGTGACACCTGAAATGGTAGCGAGACTgtcagaaattttgaaaaacgattggaaaaaattagcAACCAAATTTGGTTATACAAGTgaagaa atttcattttttcaaggTAAGCCAACGCCATACGAGCAGTGTAAAAATATGCTGGAAATTTGGGCGGAAGAAGACGTTGACGCGTCGATGGAAAATTTAGCATATATCTTAGAAGgtttaaaatttacagaaGCATTagctattttaaaatcttaa